In the genome of alpha proteobacterium U9-1i, one region contains:
- a CDS encoding putative oxidoreductase, whose product MSDLKGKIVAVTGASSGIGEAAARLLAQRGATVFLGARRTDRLETLAREIRDAGGKADFQALDVTSRDSVQDFVRAAVERFGKLDTLVNNAGLMPLSPLAALKVDEWDRMIDVNIKGVLYGIAAVLPVFQRQGQGHVINVASVAGHQIWPTSAVYSGTKYAVRAISEGLRQEHKDVRVTIISPGATESELADTITHKETADWVNEFRKGSLKADAIARAIAFAIEQPDDVDVNEIIVRPTSAA is encoded by the coding sequence ATGTCCGATCTGAAGGGCAAAATCGTTGCCGTCACTGGCGCGTCGAGCGGCATCGGCGAAGCTGCCGCCCGCCTCTTGGCTCAACGCGGCGCGACCGTATTTCTCGGCGCCCGCCGCACCGACCGCCTTGAAACGCTCGCCCGCGAAATCCGCGATGCCGGCGGCAAGGCGGACTTCCAAGCGCTCGACGTCACCAGCCGCGACAGCGTGCAGGATTTCGTCCGCGCCGCCGTCGAACGCTTCGGCAAGCTCGACACGCTCGTCAACAATGCCGGCCTCATGCCGCTCTCGCCGCTCGCCGCCCTCAAAGTGGACGAGTGGGACCGCATGATCGACGTCAACATCAAAGGCGTGCTCTACGGCATCGCCGCAGTGCTGCCGGTGTTTCAACGCCAGGGCCAAGGCCACGTGATCAATGTCGCGTCGGTCGCCGGCCATCAAATCTGGCCGACATCGGCGGTCTATAGCGGCACCAAGTACGCGGTGCGCGCGATCTCCGAAGGCTTGCGCCAGGAGCACAAGGACGTCCGCGTCACCATCATCTCGCCGGGCGCGACGGAATCCGAACTCGCCGACACCATCACGCACAAAGAGACGGCCGATTGGGTGAACGAATTCCGCAAAGGCTCGCTCAAAGCCGATGCGATCGCCCGCGCCATCGCTTTCGCGATCGAACAACCCGACGACGTCGATGTGAACGAGATCATCGTCCGTCCGACCTCGGCCGCTTAA
- a CDS encoding multidrug resistance protein: MIGAGNSMLLAVAPPLVRDLGLSDSSVGWIFSPSALLWVFCSPYWGRHSDRVGRKPTIAMGLAAFAISMMAFAGVVVAGGEGWLAGSALLTALIVARCIFGAFGSASSPASQAYVADHTTQFQRTEQFAILSSAFALGQAFGPAVCAALAARLGLVFPIVLIGTLGAVAAFLVWRFLPEQKKPSATPPGSLALTGGDDGVNSFRLARDPRLSAYLLYALAMSVVTGALTQVFGLFTMDRLEVSGEAGAELIAAGFMVSALALLATQMALLPRLKLTSRPLMAWGTAFIFVGVAIQIAAPSLGALLVAQAVQGVGFGLARPGFTGGASVAVRPHEQGAAAGLVTAMNGAGFVVSPMVGGVVYERFGMDAPLYVMLALLSGMLAFTLVSRRLRNQTPITPTDSATP, encoded by the coding sequence GTGATCGGGGCCGGCAATTCGATGTTGCTCGCTGTCGCGCCGCCCTTGGTGCGCGATCTCGGCCTTTCAGATTCGAGCGTCGGCTGGATCTTCTCTCCATCCGCTTTGCTGTGGGTGTTTTGCAGTCCCTACTGGGGCAGACATTCCGACCGCGTTGGACGCAAGCCGACCATCGCCATGGGCCTTGCGGCATTTGCGATTTCGATGATGGCGTTTGCGGGCGTAGTCGTCGCCGGCGGCGAGGGCTGGCTCGCGGGCTCCGCCCTTCTCACCGCCCTCATCGTCGCGCGTTGTATCTTCGGTGCGTTTGGCTCGGCGTCGAGCCCGGCGAGCCAAGCTTACGTCGCCGACCATACCACGCAGTTCCAGCGCACCGAGCAATTCGCGATCCTCAGTTCGGCGTTTGCACTGGGTCAAGCCTTCGGCCCGGCGGTGTGCGCGGCGCTCGCGGCTCGGTTGGGGCTGGTGTTTCCGATCGTGCTGATCGGCACGCTGGGCGCTGTCGCGGCGTTCCTCGTGTGGCGCTTCCTGCCCGAACAAAAAAAGCCGTCGGCCACGCCGCCTGGTTCGTTGGCGCTCACCGGCGGCGATGATGGCGTGAACTCTTTCAGGCTCGCGCGCGATCCGCGCCTGTCGGCGTATTTGCTCTATGCGCTGGCGATGTCGGTCGTCACCGGCGCGCTGACGCAAGTGTTCGGCCTCTTCACCATGGACCGGCTGGAGGTCTCCGGCGAGGCCGGCGCCGAATTGATCGCCGCTGGCTTCATGGTCAGCGCATTGGCGCTGCTCGCCACGCAGATGGCGCTGTTGCCGCGGCTCAAACTCACGTCGCGGCCACTCATGGCGTGGGGCACGGCGTTCATTTTCGTTGGCGTGGCCATCCAGATCGCCGCGCCTAGCTTGGGCGCGTTACTGGTTGCACAAGCCGTGCAGGGCGTAGGCTTCGGCCTCGCGCGTCCGGGTTTCACAGGCGGCGCCTCGGTTGCTGTGCGCCCGCACGAACAAGGCGCGGCGGCCGGCCTGGTCACCGCGATGAACGGCGCAGGCTTCGTGGTCTCGCCGATGGTCGGTGGCGTTGTCTATGAACGCTTCGGCATGGACGCGCCGCTTTACGTGATGCTCGCGCTCCTCAGCGGAATGCTGGCTTTCACATTGGTGAGCCGGCGCTTGCGCAACCAAACGCCGATCACACCGACGGATAGCGCAACCCCCTAA
- a CDS encoding inositol-1-monophosphatase, whose translation MIAAARKAGRGMVRDFGEIENLQVSRKGPADFVTRTDLAAEKVLFEELSKARPGYGFVMEERGVVEGTDKTNRWLVDPLDGTTNFMHGIPHFAVSIGLEREGVLVAGVVYNVIRDELFWAERGQGAYLNDKRIRVGARANMADALFATGTPFLGKPGHDLALAEIGRVIAQTSGVRRFGAASLDLAYVACGRFDGFWERGLSAWDVAGGAMIVREAGGFAKEIDGGDFMKTGAIVAANEKLLPLLTKAVRGG comes from the coding sequence ATGATCGCCGCCGCCCGCAAAGCCGGGCGCGGGATGGTCCGTGACTTTGGCGAAATCGAGAATCTTCAAGTTTCGCGCAAGGGCCCTGCCGATTTCGTCACCCGCACTGATCTCGCCGCCGAGAAAGTGTTGTTCGAAGAACTTTCGAAAGCGCGACCTGGCTACGGCTTCGTGATGGAAGAGCGTGGCGTTGTCGAAGGCACCGACAAAACCAACCGCTGGCTCGTCGATCCACTCGACGGCACCACCAATTTCATGCACGGCATTCCCCATTTCGCTGTGTCGATCGGGCTTGAGCGCGAGGGCGTTCTGGTTGCGGGCGTCGTTTACAACGTGATCCGCGACGAGCTGTTCTGGGCCGAACGCGGCCAGGGCGCGTACTTAAACGACAAGCGCATACGTGTCGGCGCGCGCGCCAACATGGCCGATGCGTTGTTCGCGACGGGAACGCCGTTCCTCGGCAAGCCGGGGCACGACCTGGCGCTCGCTGAAATCGGCCGCGTCATCGCGCAAACTTCCGGCGTGCGCCGCTTCGGCGCGGCCTCGCTCGATCTTGCGTATGTCGCCTGCGGCCGCTTTGACGGCTTTTGGGAGCGGGGCCTCAGCGCGTGGGACGTCGCAGGCGGCGCGATGATCGTGCGCGAAGCGGGCGGCTTCGCAAAGGAAATCGATGGCGGCGATTTCATGAAAACCGGCGCCATCGTCGCCGCGAACGAAAAGCTCCTGCCTCTCCTTACGAAAGCCGTGCGCGGCGGTTGA
- a CDS encoding putative peptidase, producing the protein MPRLPPQPTLVWSDDGTPKATAFDDVYFSREGGLAESEAVFLAGCGLPSAWAGRPSFALCELGFGSGLNVLAAWRAWRATHSPGANLHISSIEAFPLAKQDAARALAHFPEVADLAARLLARWPVRAFGPQRLWFPEDGFSLTIHVGDAERVLAGLRGKFDAWFLDGFAPARNAAMWSPDVFKRIAALSAPGARAATFTVAGEVRRGLEAAGFAVEKKPGFGRKRERLEATFSSAARERGAAADDGGGAAAFPLRFATLSTSPARGGRASASRVAILGAGIAGAATAAALTRRGLETIVLDAAPALGAGASGNPAGLIMPRLDRGGPLAEVFLAAYLDAVATYEKLGVLDGCGVEERTRANSADALADLLNDPPLPADWFGARADGAAFHPRAGLVRPVAALERMLAGAELLLEAEISAIEPAGDAWLLRAPDGRARLKADAVVLACGAGLGAFRPAAFLPIELSRGQIEWGAGAEPKHAITQGNYLAPFGGGVMFGATFDKAEASVDGKSSRAENLAALAKLAPDVAASLDASTLRSRAAFRATTQDRAPIAGALPDAERGPNARHEGVYVIGGLGARGLTLAPLLGETIASLLCATPQALSGPALDAIDPARFLHRRARRNG; encoded by the coding sequence ATGCCGCGCTTGCCACCCCAACCCACGCTCGTTTGGAGCGATGACGGAACCCCCAAGGCGACGGCGTTCGACGATGTCTACTTTTCTCGCGAAGGCGGTCTGGCCGAAAGCGAGGCGGTATTCCTAGCCGGCTGTGGTCTTCCTAGCGCATGGGCCGGGCGTCCAAGTTTCGCGCTCTGCGAGCTGGGATTTGGCAGCGGATTGAATGTTTTGGCTGCATGGCGTGCTTGGCGCGCAACACATTCGCCCGGCGCAAATTTGCATATCTCCTCTATCGAGGCATTCCCTCTCGCAAAGCAGGATGCGGCGCGTGCGCTCGCGCATTTCCCGGAGGTGGCGGACCTCGCCGCGCGCCTGCTCGCGCGCTGGCCGGTGCGCGCTTTCGGGCCGCAACGCCTTTGGTTCCCGGAGGATGGGTTCTCGCTGACCATTCACGTGGGCGATGCCGAGCGCGTGCTCGCCGGCCTTCGAGGCAAGTTCGATGCTTGGTTTCTCGACGGCTTCGCACCGGCGCGGAACGCGGCGATGTGGAGCCCGGACGTGTTCAAGCGAATCGCCGCGCTTTCAGCGCCGGGCGCGCGCGCGGCGACGTTCACCGTGGCCGGGGAAGTCCGCAGAGGCCTCGAAGCGGCAGGATTTGCTGTGGAGAAGAAGCCGGGCTTCGGGCGCAAACGCGAACGGCTGGAGGCAACCTTTTCCTCCGCTGCTCGCGAAAGGGGCGCCGCCGCAGACGACGGCGGCGGCGCTGCGGCCTTCCCCCTCCGCTTCGCTACGCTCAGCACCTCCCCCGCGCGTGGAGGGAGAGCGTCGGCTTCCCGCGTCGCTATCCTCGGCGCTGGAATCGCCGGCGCAGCGACTGCGGCGGCGCTCACCCGGCGCGGCCTGGAAACCATTGTGCTCGACGCTGCCCCGGCGCTGGGGGCGGGGGCGAGCGGCAATCCGGCAGGCCTGATCATGCCGCGCCTCGATCGCGGCGGGCCGTTAGCCGAGGTGTTTCTGGCTGCGTACCTCGACGCGGTCGCCACTTACGAAAAGCTTGGCGTACTCGATGGCTGTGGCGTCGAGGAACGCACGCGCGCCAATAGCGCCGACGCGCTCGCAGATCTTCTGAATGATCCGCCGCTGCCGGCCGATTGGTTCGGCGCCCGAGCTGACGGCGCAGCGTTTCATCCGCGCGCCGGCCTCGTGCGGCCGGTCGCGGCGCTCGAACGGATGCTGGCGGGCGCTGAGCTGTTGCTGGAGGCGGAAATTTCCGCGATCGAACCGGCCGGGGACGCCTGGCTCCTTCGCGCGCCTGACGGTCGCGCGCGATTGAAGGCGGATGCGGTGGTGCTCGCGTGTGGCGCTGGGCTGGGCGCGTTTCGTCCGGCCGCATTCCTGCCGATCGAACTGTCGCGCGGGCAAATCGAATGGGGCGCGGGCGCCGAGCCCAAACATGCGATCACCCAAGGCAATTATCTCGCACCGTTCGGCGGCGGCGTAATGTTCGGCGCGACATTCGACAAGGCCGAAGCGAGTGTGGATGGCAAAAGCAGCCGCGCCGAAAATCTTGCCGCTTTGGCGAAGCTCGCGCCCGATGTCGCCGCGTCGCTTGATGCGTCAACTCTGCGCTCCCGCGCTGCGTTTCGCGCCACGACGCAGGATCGTGCACCGATCGCCGGCGCGCTGCCGGATGCTGAACGCGGGCCTAACGCACGCCATGAGGGCGTTTACGTTATCGGTGGTTTAGGTGCGCGTGGACTGACGCTTGCGCCGCTGCTCGGAGAGACAATCGCGTCGCTCCTCTGCGCTACACCTCAAGCGCTGTCTGGGCCGGCGCTTGATGCGATCGATCCGGCCCGGTTCCTGCATCGGCGGGCCCGGCGCAACGGTTAA
- a CDS encoding NAD(FAD)-utilizing dehydrogenases, which yields MHTIAIIGAGPAGLIAADILSAAGMRVTVYERMPSVGRKFLMAGRGGLNLTHSEPLDALLARYGEARDKLAPMIEAFAPRDLIAWCEDLEQETFVGSSGRVFPKAMKASPLLRVWLSRLETQGVTIQTRATWLGWADDGALRFAGDSVRADATLLALGGASWPKLGSDGTWSAALEARGVKLTPFAPSNVGFNVTWSPHFRERFAGQPLKTVAIRHGAHEVRGEAMLTEYGIEGGAIYALSAALRARVPIDVTIDLRPALSRSDIADKLTGAKRGDSLSSTLRKTLGLSPLAISLLHENGAPPREPHALAAHIKAVPIHLTSARGLERAISSAGGVRWDAVDDTLQLRAIPNTYVAGEMLDWEAPTGGYLLQACFATGVWAAKNLLKRLRGLAPPAPPC from the coding sequence ATGCACACCATCGCGATCATCGGCGCGGGCCCGGCGGGCCTGATCGCGGCGGACATTCTGAGCGCCGCCGGCATGCGCGTAACCGTGTACGAACGCATGCCAAGCGTCGGCCGCAAATTCCTGATGGCCGGACGCGGCGGCCTCAACCTCACCCATTCCGAACCGCTCGACGCCCTCCTCGCGCGCTACGGCGAAGCGCGCGACAAGCTGGCGCCGATGATCGAAGCATTCGCCCCGCGCGATCTGATCGCGTGGTGCGAAGACCTAGAACAGGAGACGTTCGTCGGCTCCAGCGGTCGCGTGTTTCCGAAAGCGATGAAAGCGTCGCCGCTGCTGCGCGTGTGGCTTTCGCGCCTTGAGACGCAAGGCGTGACCATCCAAACGCGCGCGACATGGCTTGGCTGGGCCGATGACGGCGCACTGCGCTTCGCCGGTGACTCAGTACGCGCCGATGCGACACTGCTCGCACTCGGCGGTGCAAGCTGGCCGAAGCTTGGCTCTGACGGGACTTGGAGCGCAGCACTCGAAGCACGCGGCGTGAAGCTTACGCCATTCGCGCCGAGCAATGTCGGCTTCAACGTCACGTGGTCGCCGCACTTTCGTGAACGTTTCGCTGGACAGCCGCTCAAGACCGTTGCCATCCGTCACGGCGCGCATGAGGTGCGCGGCGAAGCGATGCTCACCGAATACGGCATCGAAGGCGGCGCGATCTACGCGCTGTCGGCCGCATTGCGTGCGCGTGTACCCATTGACGTGACGATCGATCTGCGACCGGCGCTCTCGCGATCCGACATCGCCGACAAGCTCACGGGCGCAAAGCGCGGCGATTCATTGTCGTCCACGCTGCGCAAAACGCTGGGCCTTTCGCCGCTGGCGATCAGCCTGCTGCACGAAAACGGCGCGCCGCCGCGTGAACCGCACGCGCTTGCCGCGCATATCAAGGCCGTTCCGATCCACCTCACCAGCGCGCGGGGCCTTGAGCGCGCCATCTCCAGCGCCGGCGGCGTGCGCTGGGACGCAGTCGACGACACGCTCCAGCTCCGCGCCATCCCCAACACCTACGTCGCCGGCGAAATGCTCGACTGGGAAGCGCCCACGGGCGGCTATTTGCTGCAAGCCTGCTTCGCGACAGGCGTTTGGGCTGCGAAGAACCTGCTTAAGCGCCTGCGCGGCCTTGCCCCTCCGGCGCCCCCCTGCTAG
- a CDS encoding sugar transporter (FIG097052), whose translation MANSNAGERKVSAWEIVAFAAPAAPLLALTLPTVIFLPPHFAEHLGIPLWAVSAIFLGARLLDIVFDPMVGGIQDRTEHAWGRRRFWLAATCLPLMVLVWITFLGLQPGVSIAAALATILVLYTVFAAMMVAHLGWAGELVPTYHGRTHVLGAVQVASLVGQTIMLVLAGVVVQGFGGSNADAVHAMGWTVLFLLPATTLLAVLFVREEQRPPQPHLGLMDSIKALLANRSAQRVLLPDLLLGIAQGVSGGLFLFFFQFVLGFERESQTLLAMYFLAGLAGVPIWWIAARKIGKHRALQAAFIYSALTLALLPIMPAQEFWIVGPFMALAGLAQGGGTLLTRSLMADVVDEDEVNTGARRSGLYFGLLLTTSKLGIAAGPITYAILGAVGFVASQGADNSAQALGTLTALFIGVPVTLNVLAALSLRNYPLDEARQAALAAAIAERQSANSENTLGPSTK comes from the coding sequence GTGGCGAATTCAAACGCAGGCGAGCGTAAAGTTTCCGCCTGGGAAATCGTCGCCTTCGCGGCGCCTGCGGCGCCGTTGCTGGCGCTGACGCTGCCGACGGTCATTTTCCTGCCGCCGCACTTCGCTGAACATCTCGGCATACCACTTTGGGCGGTGTCAGCGATCTTCTTGGGCGCTCGGCTGCTCGACATCGTTTTCGATCCGATGGTCGGCGGCATTCAGGACCGCACCGAGCACGCATGGGGCCGCCGCCGTTTCTGGCTGGCGGCGACTTGCCTGCCGCTGATGGTGCTTGTGTGGATCACGTTCCTCGGGCTGCAGCCTGGCGTCAGCATCGCCGCAGCGTTGGCGACGATCCTTGTCCTCTACACGGTGTTTGCGGCGATGATGGTGGCGCATCTGGGTTGGGCGGGCGAATTGGTGCCGACCTATCACGGCCGCACGCATGTGCTTGGCGCCGTGCAAGTAGCGAGCTTGGTTGGACAAACGATCATGCTCGTGCTCGCCGGCGTTGTCGTGCAAGGCTTCGGCGGCTCGAACGCCGACGCGGTGCACGCCATGGGCTGGACGGTGCTATTTCTGTTGCCGGCGACGACGCTTCTGGCGGTGTTGTTCGTGCGCGAGGAGCAGCGGCCGCCGCAACCGCACCTCGGCCTGATGGATTCAATCAAGGCGCTGCTCGCCAATCGCTCGGCGCAGCGTGTGCTGTTGCCGGACCTGTTGCTGGGGATCGCGCAAGGCGTATCGGGCGGATTGTTTCTGTTCTTTTTCCAGTTCGTCCTCGGCTTTGAGCGCGAGTCGCAGACGTTGCTGGCGATGTACTTCCTCGCGGGTCTCGCCGGCGTGCCAATCTGGTGGATCGCCGCGCGCAAGATCGGCAAGCATCGCGCGTTGCAGGCCGCGTTTATCTATTCGGCGCTGACACTTGCTCTATTGCCGATTATGCCAGCGCAAGAATTCTGGATCGTTGGGCCGTTCATGGCGCTGGCAGGTCTGGCGCAGGGCGGTGGCACGCTGCTGACGCGATCCTTGATGGCCGACGTTGTGGACGAGGACGAAGTGAACACCGGCGCGCGGCGTTCAGGGCTCTATTTCGGGCTGCTCCTCACGACGTCAAAACTCGGTATCGCCGCCGGGCCGATCACCTACGCCATCCTCGGTGCTGTTGGGTTTGTCGCCTCGCAAGGCGCAGACAACAGCGCGCAAGCGCTCGGCACATTGACCGCCCTGTTCATCGGCGTGCCCGTAACGCTCAACGTGCTCGCGGCTTTGTCTCTGCGCAATTATCCGCTGGATGAAGCGCGTCAAGCCGCGCTGGCGGCGGCCATCGCCGAGCGCCAATCGGCGAACAGCGAGAACACCTTGGGGCCATCCACCAAATAG
- a CDS encoding flagellar motor rotation protein MotA → MFPIIGLAVVFGMVFGGFMLAGGHFDVIIEAAPMEFMMIFGAAVGAMIISNDMHGLKGVVGGLSMVMSGPKWNRKDYQDLLSLLFQLTKLMKTKGVVALEQHIEKPNESAIFQKYPKLCKDHFVVDFICDTLRMMTMNLDDPHQVEDAMEKQIEKHHHEALHPAHALQGMADGLPALGIVAAVLGIVKTMGAINEPPEILGLMIGKALVGTFLGVFLAYGIVGPMAARLNSVIEHDAQFYKIIRDVLVAHLHGNAAQVSVEIGRGSVPSSMQPTFQQLEEALAAAVEG, encoded by the coding sequence ATGTTTCCGATTATCGGCCTCGCAGTGGTGTTCGGCATGGTCTTCGGCGGCTTCATGCTCGCCGGCGGCCATTTCGACGTCATCATCGAAGCCGCGCCGATGGAATTCATGATGATCTTCGGCGCCGCTGTCGGGGCCATGATCATCTCCAACGACATGCACGGCCTCAAAGGCGTCGTCGGCGGGCTCAGCATGGTGATGTCGGGTCCGAAGTGGAACCGGAAGGACTATCAGGACCTGTTGTCGCTGCTCTTCCAGCTCACCAAGCTGATGAAGACGAAGGGCGTCGTCGCGCTCGAGCAGCACATCGAAAAACCCAACGAAAGCGCGATTTTTCAGAAGTATCCCAAACTCTGCAAAGACCACTTCGTGGTCGATTTCATCTGCGACACGCTACGCATGATGACCATGAACCTCGACGATCCGCATCAGGTCGAGGACGCCATGGAAAAGCAGATCGAAAAGCACCACCACGAGGCCCTGCATCCCGCGCACGCGCTGCAAGGCATGGCCGACGGTCTGCCGGCGCTCGGCATTGTCGCGGCCGTGTTGGGCATCGTGAAAACCATGGGCGCGATCAACGAGCCGCCCGAAATTCTGGGTCTCATGATCGGCAAAGCGCTGGTCGGCACGTTCCTCGGCGTGTTCTTGGCCTATGGCATCGTTGGCCCGATGGCCGCGCGCCTAAACTCGGTGATCGAGCACGACGCGCAATTCTATAAGATCATCCGCGACGTCCTCGTTGCGCACTTGCATGGCAATGCCGCCCAGGTTTCGGTGGAAATCGGCCGCGGTTCGGTGCCTTCTTCCATGCAGCCGACCTTCCAGCAGTTGGAAGAAGCGTTAGCGGCCGCCGTCGAAGGCTGA
- a CDS encoding general stress protein codes for MADRATTPAEDLDKVWSIMEKIHTCMLVTMHGDVHRARPMGPRVRRHENAIYFLTDDGSPKVEEIEEMPSVCLAFADPGGNDFVSVSGAARILNDRAMIKELWSPAASAFWDGADDPKIRVLEVTPHEAQYWSGPNALVATVIMLTAAATGVKPDVGKSGKVDMN; via the coding sequence ATGGCCGATCGCGCAACCACGCCCGCAGAAGACCTCGATAAAGTCTGGTCGATCATGGAGAAGATTCACACGTGCATGCTGGTGACGATGCATGGTGATGTTCATCGCGCCCGGCCGATGGGACCGCGGGTTCGTAGACATGAAAACGCGATCTACTTCTTGACCGATGACGGTAGCCCGAAAGTGGAAGAGATCGAGGAAATGCCGAGCGTGTGCCTCGCCTTCGCTGATCCGGGCGGCAACGATTTCGTGTCGGTAAGCGGGGCCGCACGCATCCTCAATGACCGCGCCATGATCAAAGAGCTTTGGTCTCCGGCGGCATCGGCGTTTTGGGACGGAGCGGATGATCCGAAGATCCGCGTGCTCGAAGTGACGCCGCACGAAGCACAATACTGGAGCGGACCGAACGCGCTCGTCGCCACAGTGATCATGCTCACAGCGGCGGCGACCGGCGTCAAACCGGACGTGGGCAAGTCCGGCAAAGTCGATATGAACTAA
- a CDS encoding transcriptional regulatorof AraC family codes for MDRLSELTVLIDRFSTEEGVNETPIPGLMLIRGTAPTSQVHALMEPTICLIAQGRKRTMMGDQVFEYDGSKYLIASVDVPIVGQILEASDERPYLCLRIDLDRKMLAEMVLEIGDAAPEAPCSASLAVSDVTPDLLDASIRLVRLLETPRDIPVLGKMVMRELIYRLLMGEQGHRLRQMAHGESRLGQINRAIVWIKENYRESFAIETLAREASMSASALHQHFKQVTAMSPLQYQKQMRLQEARRLILVEAMDAASASHAVGYESPSQFSREYRRLFGAPPVRDAARLRDSATLIGAEAP; via the coding sequence ATGGATCGCCTAAGCGAACTGACGGTATTGATTGACCGATTCTCCACAGAAGAAGGGGTCAACGAGACGCCGATCCCCGGCCTGATGCTCATACGCGGCACAGCGCCGACCTCCCAGGTTCACGCGCTCATGGAGCCGACGATCTGCCTGATCGCGCAGGGCCGGAAGCGCACGATGATGGGCGACCAGGTGTTTGAGTATGACGGCTCGAAATATCTGATCGCGTCGGTGGACGTGCCGATCGTCGGACAAATTCTGGAGGCGAGCGACGAGCGCCCATATCTCTGCCTGCGCATCGATCTCGATCGCAAAATGCTGGCGGAGATGGTGCTTGAGATCGGCGACGCCGCGCCCGAAGCGCCATGCAGTGCGAGCCTTGCGGTGTCGGACGTGACCCCGGACTTGCTCGATGCGTCGATCCGTTTGGTGCGCTTGCTCGAAACGCCGCGAGACATTCCGGTGCTTGGCAAGATGGTGATGCGTGAGCTGATCTATCGTTTGCTGATGGGTGAGCAGGGCCACCGCTTGCGGCAGATGGCGCATGGCGAAAGCCGGCTCGGCCAAATCAATCGCGCGATCGTGTGGATCAAGGAGAATTACCGCGAGAGCTTTGCGATCGAGACGCTGGCGCGTGAGGCCAGCATGAGCGCCTCCGCATTGCACCAGCATTTCAAGCAAGTCACTGCGATGAGCCCGCTGCAATATCAAAAGCAGATGCGGCTACAGGAAGCGCGGCGCTTGATCCTCGTCGAAGCGATGGACGCGGCAAGCGCCTCGCACGCCGTGGGCTATGAAAGCCCGTCGCAGTTCAGCCGTGAGTATCGCCGACTGTTCGGCGCGCCGCCCGTGCGTGACGCCGCGCGCTTGCGCGACAGCGCCACGTTGATTGGCGCGGAAGCGCCTTAG